A single window of Enoplosus armatus isolate fEnoArm2 chromosome 22, fEnoArm2.hap1, whole genome shotgun sequence DNA harbors:
- the LOC139304746 gene encoding HMG box-containing protein 1-like: MVWEVLTPAVLSSDPKHQNVRDSESQGVTMDSDGDQSHDLLCCEERLPSSPGLATSDSYMEYDDLPDLQEVQEEAEPTAPPIYQVDAGVSHQERQPPDTHWLTQLAHIATGPQSPLLQEPPHSSSSSVCLSNTSSNLHSYARPPPPLPGSTSPPPRGHGTERRRSRKSSECGSAVSTRSSLSDDEDMGWSFSWPPTAWHCFLKGTHLRFHSGSNVEWQDVEDLDSAEEDSGDEEQSGSVKSYGSEGLQLVEHSEIVLSGQAVLQLTFDPGAFGHAPMTARCQLDHPFYVKNKGWSSFYPSLTVVRHGIPCYEMEVGGVCLPPGHRDAKHTDDSLVFDTFKSYDFTPLDSSAVYVLSSMARRRRASQSSGGAVSPDRDALQDPLSPGQSHSPRQKPTKSQHAGSTGSNNATPVKCKRPMNAFMLFAKKFRVEYTQMYPGKDNRAISVLLGERWKKMRNEERRAFTVQAKALADEQKRLNPDCWKRKRTNSGGQGN; this comes from the exons ATGGTATGGGAGGTGTTGACCCCAGCTGTGCTGTCCAGCGATCCCAAACACCAGAACGTGCGAGATTCAGAGTCTCAGG GAGTGACGATGGACTCGGATGGAGACCAGTCCCATGACCTGCTCTGCTGCGAGGAAcgcctcccctcctcacccGGCCTTGCCACCAGTGACAGTTACATGGAATACG ACGACCTCCCAGACCTGCAGGAGGTTCAGGAGGAGGCAGAGCCGACGGCGCCGCCCATCTACCAGGTGGACGCGGGTGTGTCGCACCAGGAGCGACAGCCTCCCGACACACACTGGCTGACGCAGCTGGCCCACATCGCCACCGGACCCCAGAGCCCACTGCTGCAGGAGCCCCCCCACAGCAG CTCGTCTTCGGTCTGCCTCTCCAACACCAGCAGTAACCTGCATTCCTACGCCcggcctcctccccctctgcccGGCAGCACCTCGCCGCCCCCCAGAGGTCACGGCACGGAGCGTCGGCGCAGCAGG AAGAGCAGTGAATGTGGCTCGGCGGTGTCAACCAGATCCTCCCTGTCAGACGATGAAGACATGGGCTGGAGCTTCTCCTGGCCGCCCACCGCCTGGCACTGTTTTCTCaaag GCACCCATCTGCGTTTCCACAGCGGCTCTAATGTGGAGTGGCAGGACGTGGAGGACCTGGACTCTGCCGAGGAAGACTCCGGTGATGAGGAGCAATCCGGATCTGTGAAG AGTTATGGCTCTGAGGGTctgcagctggtggagcatTCAGAGATCGTGCTGTCTGGTCAGGCTGTCCTacagctgacctttgaccccggGGCCTTCGGGCATGCCCCCATGACTGCCCGGTGCCAACTCGATCACCCCTTCTACGTCAAAAACAAAG GGTGGTCGTCGTTTTATCCGAGCTTGACAGTAGTGCGTCATGGGATACCGTGCTATGAAATGGAGGTGGGAGGTGTGTGCCTTCCTCCAGGACACAGAGATGCCAAACACACCGACGACTCACTGGTGTTTGACACATTCAAGAG TTATGACTTCACTCCTCTGGATTCCTCTGCGGTTTACGTGTTGAGCAGTATGGCCCGACGGCGGCGTGCCTCCCAGTCCAGCGGGGGAGCCGTTTCTCCAGACAGAGACGCTTTGCAAG ACCCCCTCAGTCCCGGTCAGTCCCACTCTCCTCGTCAAAAGCCGACCAAAAGCCAGCATGCCGGCTCAACAGGAAGTAATAATGCCACGCCAGTTAAGTGCAAGCGGCCAATGAACGCCTTCATGCTGTTTGCCAAGAAGTTCAGGGTGGAGTACACACAGATGTACCCAGGCAAGGACAACAG agcgATCAGCGTCCTCCTCGGTGAGCGGTGGAAGAAAATGCGCAACGAGGAGCGGCGAGCGTTCACCGTGCAGGCCAAAGCCCTCGCAGACGAACAGAAACGACTCAACCCAGACTGCTGGAAACGCAAACGAACCAACTCt GGTGGTCAGGGAAATTAG